A genomic stretch from Longimicrobiales bacterium includes:
- a CDS encoding GntG family PLP-dependent aldolase, protein MIDLRSDTVTKPTGAMRATMAAADVGDDVYGDDPTVNELEARVADVLGKEDAVFVPTGSMSNQIAIKAHTQPGDLVLIDRLAHIIRAEGGAGAVVSGVTMGHLTGVRGIFTVDDVEGAMEPGHRFNPTTLNTPPTLLVAENTNNGGGGAVWPLEQLQGVCAAAKRHGLATHLDGARLWHATAATGVSEREYAAPFDTVNVCFSKGLGAPVGSALVGTKETIARARRFKQMLGGGFRQAGIIAAGALHALEHHRSGLPADVEHARLLAEGLNEMEGVGVEVASVESNIIRFEVNAMPAGEFADACHGAGLHMLPNGDHGMRAIAHRDVGRADVLRALEIMTDVLAGQASDGPKD, encoded by the coding sequence ATGATCGATCTGCGCAGCGACACAGTTACGAAGCCGACGGGTGCCATGCGGGCCACGATGGCAGCAGCCGACGTCGGTGACGATGTGTACGGGGACGACCCCACAGTCAATGAACTTGAAGCCCGTGTGGCAGATGTCTTGGGGAAGGAAGACGCTGTCTTCGTCCCGACGGGCAGCATGTCCAATCAAATCGCGATCAAGGCGCACACACAGCCGGGTGACTTGGTTCTCATCGACCGGCTCGCTCACATCATCCGAGCTGAGGGCGGAGCAGGGGCTGTGGTCAGCGGCGTGACCATGGGCCACCTAACGGGGGTACGAGGGATCTTCACAGTGGATGACGTTGAAGGTGCGATGGAGCCTGGGCATCGGTTCAACCCCACAACGCTCAATACTCCGCCCACGTTGCTTGTCGCCGAGAACACGAACAATGGTGGGGGCGGAGCGGTTTGGCCGCTTGAGCAACTTCAAGGAGTGTGTGCCGCTGCGAAGCGACACGGACTCGCGACTCACCTAGACGGAGCCAGGCTCTGGCATGCCACCGCCGCGACAGGCGTCTCGGAACGGGAGTACGCGGCACCGTTCGACACGGTGAACGTCTGCTTCAGCAAAGGACTCGGGGCTCCCGTGGGATCGGCTTTGGTGGGGACGAAAGAAACCATCGCTCGGGCTAGGAGGTTCAAACAAATGCTGGGTGGTGGCTTCAGGCAGGCGGGGATCATCGCTGCCGGGGCTCTCCATGCACTCGAGCACCACCGCTCGGGGCTCCCGGCAGACGTGGAGCACGCCCGACTGTTGGCGGAGGGCCTGAATGAGATGGAGGGGGTAGGCGTCGAGGTGGCGAGCGTCGAGTCGAACATCATTCGATTCGAGGTGAATGCGATGCCCGCTGGCGAGTTCGCAGATGCCTGCCATGGAGCTGGGCTGCATATGCTCCCGAACGGCGATCACGGCATGAGGGCGATCGCCCACCGCGATGTCGGCCGGGCTGACGTTCTACGGGCGCTCGAAATCATGACGGACGTTTTGGCTGGCCAGGCCTCGGACGGTCCGAAGGACTGA
- a CDS encoding peptidylprolyl isomerase, with protein MIRRHLSLAMTVVLSFSAIACGGEREDVPRQPANPLLRPARLIETAPADFNVRFETSGGEFVVAVHRDWAPLGVDRFYNLVSNGFYDDVRIYRSIENFMAQFGLNGDPYVNQAWKDTYIVDDPVRQSNTRGRMTFAKGGLHTRTTELFVNFRDNSNLDGSGFAPFGEVIEGMDAVDAIYTGYGEGPPRGDGPYAAMAQARGNEYLDAEFPELTQIIRATIETENTTGN; from the coding sequence TTGATCCGTAGACACCTAAGCCTCGCAATGACCGTGGTCCTGAGCTTCTCTGCTATCGCGTGCGGCGGAGAGAGAGAGGACGTGCCCCGACAACCGGCGAATCCGCTACTCAGGCCCGCCCGACTTATCGAGACAGCGCCTGCGGACTTTAACGTCCGCTTCGAGACCAGCGGGGGAGAGTTCGTCGTTGCAGTCCATAGGGACTGGGCACCATTGGGAGTCGACCGTTTCTACAACCTGGTCTCAAACGGGTTCTACGACGACGTGCGCATCTACCGGTCCATCGAGAACTTCATGGCCCAGTTCGGTCTGAACGGGGACCCGTATGTAAACCAGGCCTGGAAGGACACCTACATCGTCGACGACCCGGTCAGGCAGTCGAACACCCGGGGACGCATGACCTTCGCGAAGGGCGGGCTGCACACACGCACGACGGAGCTCTTCGTGAACTTCCGAGACAACTCGAACTTGGACGGCAGCGGGTTCGCACCGTTTGGCGAGGTGATTGAGGGCATGGATGCCGTAGACGCCATCTATACCGGGTACGGCGAAGGACCTCCCCGGGGCGACGGTCCATACGCGGCCATGGCTCAAGCGCGCGGGAATGAGTATCTCGACGCCGAATTCCCAGAACTCACCCAGATCATCCGAGCAACGATCGAGACGGAGAACACGACCGGGAACTAA
- a CDS encoding M14 family zinc carboxypeptidase, with product MKMHHSMSRLSAVLLALAIVLPTLASAQQIPSPEAFFGHEMGADRKLARWDKLVEYYELIGNASDRVDVRTVGESTLGNPFLMIFVSTPENLAKLDEIKRMNAILQDPRGHSMAEVDNAVENSKVVFVQSYALHSTEVAASQSAAEIMYDFATRTDDGIQEILENTVSIIVPGMNPDGNIIVTDWYNQWVGTEYEGANPPELYHHYIGHDNNRDAFMQNTVESQYVAELMFQEWIPQAYIDHHQMGPNTARIYLPPYAEPIRPDGDPLVWREMTWYGAHMALKQDEANLQGAIGAAIYSGWGHFGFHWITPFHNIAGMLTESASARLATPLYVHPDQLSGSRQLPEYEAQTTFPNPWPGGWWHVRDIVVRQINATFAPLEIAAKNRETVLRNAYLKASRQTQRGLEGDTKAYVIPADQHDPLTMTKMVNKLLGQGITVERAPAEFQHEGRVYGEGSYVVSMAQPKRGLIRWLLGQTYYPDNTYTRTAEGNPIRPYDMSADVIAEFMGVRVDPVGSAIEARLSVVSGEITPQGAVSAGSAGYVIDGQLNDAFKAVNMLFEAGASVRRASEDGNGVKAGDFIVGPGTSEATARAIANETGVDFMALNSDASAVSHVVQEQRVGMYQRFYGGNMDEGWTRLMLENFGFDYTSMFDDDILEGDLHEKYDVIILPADSKTMMMGPTAGGGGRGANPAATPPEYRSGFGQEGVDALEAFVQNGGQLVTFAQAGDLVLDEFEDVPVTNAVRGMSGNEFWSPGSTLKVKVDNTDAYGFGMPEDALATFLAGSQVYETRGGARSADVKRIATFVDRNILQSGWLLGEEEIANKAAVISLKHGQGSVLMIGFRAQHRAQTHGTFKLLFNALVTRAQVGSAIAAGG from the coding sequence GTTTCGACTCCCGAGAATTTGGCGAAGCTGGACGAGATCAAGCGAATGAATGCGATCCTCCAGGATCCGCGTGGGCATTCAATGGCTGAGGTCGACAACGCGGTAGAGAACAGTAAGGTCGTCTTCGTGCAGTCCTATGCTCTGCACTCCACGGAAGTCGCGGCGAGTCAGTCGGCTGCGGAAATCATGTACGACTTCGCTACCCGCACGGACGACGGGATCCAGGAGATTCTTGAAAACACGGTCTCGATCATCGTCCCGGGGATGAACCCCGACGGGAATATCATTGTCACCGATTGGTACAATCAGTGGGTCGGGACGGAATACGAAGGTGCGAACCCACCGGAGCTCTATCACCACTACATCGGCCACGACAACAACCGTGACGCGTTCATGCAGAACACGGTCGAGTCACAGTACGTTGCCGAGTTGATGTTCCAGGAGTGGATTCCCCAAGCGTACATCGATCACCATCAGATGGGCCCCAACACGGCGCGCATTTACCTGCCGCCCTACGCGGAGCCGATCCGTCCAGACGGTGATCCGCTCGTTTGGCGTGAGATGACGTGGTACGGCGCGCATATGGCGCTCAAGCAGGACGAAGCGAATCTGCAAGGAGCCATCGGTGCGGCCATTTATTCCGGTTGGGGCCACTTCGGCTTCCACTGGATCACGCCGTTCCATAACATCGCGGGCATGCTTACCGAGTCGGCCAGTGCGCGTCTCGCGACGCCACTGTATGTGCATCCGGACCAGTTGAGCGGCTCCAGGCAGCTCCCTGAGTACGAAGCACAGACGACGTTCCCCAACCCATGGCCGGGTGGCTGGTGGCATGTGCGGGATATCGTCGTGCGCCAGATCAACGCCACGTTTGCGCCGCTGGAGATCGCAGCGAAGAACCGCGAGACGGTGCTCCGCAATGCGTACCTAAAGGCGAGTCGCCAGACGCAGCGCGGGCTCGAAGGCGACACAAAGGCCTATGTGATCCCCGCGGACCAGCACGATCCGCTCACCATGACCAAGATGGTGAACAAGCTTTTGGGTCAGGGCATCACCGTTGAGCGCGCCCCAGCTGAGTTCCAGCACGAGGGTCGTGTGTACGGCGAGGGCAGTTACGTCGTGTCCATGGCGCAGCCGAAGCGGGGCTTGATCCGTTGGTTGCTCGGGCAGACGTACTACCCTGACAACACCTATACGCGGACAGCAGAAGGGAATCCGATCCGCCCGTACGACATGTCGGCGGATGTGATTGCCGAGTTCATGGGCGTTCGCGTGGATCCGGTCGGATCGGCCATTGAGGCGCGCCTGAGTGTGGTTTCCGGAGAGATCACGCCGCAGGGCGCGGTCTCGGCGGGCTCGGCAGGGTATGTGATCGACGGCCAGCTGAACGATGCGTTCAAGGCCGTGAACATGCTTTTTGAAGCGGGAGCGTCCGTCCGACGGGCGAGTGAGGACGGCAACGGCGTGAAGGCCGGCGACTTCATCGTCGGTCCGGGTACGTCTGAGGCGACAGCCCGTGCAATCGCGAACGAGACGGGTGTCGACTTCATGGCTCTCAACTCCGATGCCTCGGCGGTGAGCCATGTCGTTCAGGAGCAGCGCGTCGGCATGTACCAGCGCTTCTACGGCGGGAACATGGATGAAGGCTGGACACGGCTGATGCTCGAGAACTTCGGCTTCGACTACACGAGCATGTTCGACGACGACATCCTAGAGGGCGACCTGCACGAGAAGTACGACGTCATCATTCTCCCTGCCGACAGTAAGACCATGATGATGGGTCCGACGGCGGGCGGTGGTGGTCGCGGAGCCAATCCGGCCGCAACACCTCCCGAGTATCGGAGTGGCTTCGGTCAGGAAGGCGTAGACGCTTTGGAAGCGTTCGTACAGAATGGGGGCCAGTTGGTCACGTTTGCCCAAGCGGGTGATCTCGTGCTCGACGAGTTCGAGGACGTGCCTGTGACCAATGCGGTTCGCGGAATGTCCGGCAACGAATTCTGGTCGCCCGGCTCAACGCTCAAGGTGAAGGTGGACAACACTGACGCGTACGGCTTTGGGATGCCGGAGGACGCACTCGCGACCTTCCTCGCCGGAAGTCAGGTGTATGAGACGCGTGGTGGCGCTCGCAGCGCCGACGTGAAACGCATTGCGACCTTCGTCGATCGCAACATCCTCCAGAGCGGATGGCTTCTGGGTGAAGAGGAGATCGCCAACAAGGCGGCGGTGATCTCGCTGAAACACGGCCAGGGCAGTGTGCTCATGATCGGGTTCCGCGCTCAGCACAGGGCCCAGACGCACGGGACGTTCAAATTGCTCTTCAACGCACTCGTGACGCGGGCACAGGTGGGTTCGGCGATCGCTGCCGGCGGCTGA